One Tolypothrix bouteillei VB521301 DNA window includes the following coding sequences:
- a CDS encoding mechanosensitive ion channel family protein: MPPASAQIPFLPVWQTPTTQTTESDTRVVSRWVSLDGRSLFQVAAPRANISERLEQINQNLETISQTYFQSPRDDLKVEVTSENQIPVIRVNGRYLMTITQQDANLRQVEPKEAATRISQLLEEHLREGKQERHPKSLIRQSGIATGAGLTVLVISLGLNQWQKRSSKRLAQQLAPTPSIDKPITTQLKQQQNRDMHEVRRRLFQLAQAVLWGGGIYFILGLFPITRVLQLEILTALQIPLRLGIVGLVTYVATRFSYALIDRFTSALVNSRVLLTPETSERLQLRISTISGVTKGVVTIVWIVAGILAALTSLGINILPLLAGAGLVGVAISLASQNLIKDAINGFLIIVEDQYAVGDVIDVGNVGGLVESLNLRMTQLRDAEGRLISIPNSEIKIVANRSSRWSRADLTIPVAYDANIDGALELIGKVALEMDEDPKWQYQIVETPQVLGVDNFGDRGLIIRVWIKTQPLKQWDVAREYRRRLKIAFDQAGISIPVPQQAIWINEGQLAKSSLDGRGD, from the coding sequence ATGCCTCCAGCGTCAGCGCAAATACCCTTTTTGCCTGTTTGGCAAACTCCTACGACTCAAACAACTGAATCAGATACGAGAGTTGTTTCGCGTTGGGTTTCATTGGATGGTCGCTCTTTGTTCCAGGTAGCGGCACCAAGGGCAAATATTTCAGAAAGATTAGAACAAATCAACCAAAATCTGGAAACAATCAGTCAAACTTATTTCCAATCACCCAGAGATGACCTCAAAGTAGAGGTGACATCAGAAAACCAAATCCCCGTTATCCGCGTTAACGGCAGATACTTGATGACCATTACCCAGCAGGATGCTAACCTGCGGCAAGTAGAACCGAAAGAGGCAGCAACTAGGATCTCTCAATTATTAGAAGAACATTTGAGGGAAGGAAAACAGGAACGACACCCAAAAAGTTTAATTCGTCAAAGTGGAATTGCTACTGGTGCGGGTTTAACCGTGCTTGTTATTAGTTTGGGATTAAACCAATGGCAGAAACGATCTAGCAAGCGATTGGCACAACAGCTTGCTCCCACTCCTTCCATTGATAAACCTATTACCACCCAACTCAAACAGCAGCAAAATCGAGATATGCATGAAGTCAGGAGACGCTTGTTTCAACTGGCTCAAGCAGTGCTGTGGGGAGGTGGAATTTATTTTATCCTGGGTCTGTTTCCCATCACGCGAGTACTGCAACTTGAAATTCTGACAGCCCTACAAATCCCTTTAAGATTGGGTATTGTAGGATTGGTCACTTATGTCGCTACTCGCTTTAGCTACGCTCTCATCGATCGCTTTACTTCAGCACTCGTCAACAGCCGCGTTTTGCTGACTCCTGAAACTTCCGAACGCTTGCAGTTAAGAATTTCCACTATCTCTGGCGTAACTAAAGGTGTTGTGACGATCGTTTGGATAGTTGCGGGAATCTTAGCAGCACTTACTTCATTAGGTATAAATATTCTGCCCTTACTAGCCGGTGCTGGTTTAGTGGGTGTGGCAATTTCCCTTGCCTCGCAGAACCTAATTAAAGACGCAATTAACGGCTTTCTCATCATTGTAGAAGACCAATACGCAGTTGGCGACGTTATAGATGTGGGTAATGTGGGAGGTTTGGTAGAAAGTCTCAATCTCCGCATGACTCAATTGCGAGACGCCGAGGGACGGCTGATCTCAATTCCTAACAGTGAAATTAAAATAGTCGCCAATCGTTCAAGTCGTTGGTCGAGGGCCGATCTCACTATCCCGGTAGCTTATGATGCCAATATAGATGGAGCCTTGGAATTGATTGGCAAAGTTGCCTTGGAAATGGACGAAGATCCTAAATGGCAGTATCAAATTGTCGAAACCCCTCAGGTTTTGGGAGTCGATAATTTTGGCGACAGGGGTTTGATTATCCGGGTATGGATTAAAACACAACCCCTCAAGCAGTGGGATGTCGCACGGGAATATCGCCGCCGTCTGAAAATTGCCTTTGACCAAGCCGGAATTTCTATTCCCGTACCTCAGCAAGCTATTTGGATCAACGAAGGACAATTGGCGAAATCTTCCCTTGATGGCAGAGGTGATTGA
- a CDS encoding glycosyltransferase family 4 protein, producing the protein MKILFLDQSGKPGGAELCLIDIAKPYKDKSLVGLFADGSFRNLLEKNQIPVEVLTTQQIQVRKESSLVQGLGSLSQLIPLITKVVQRARQFDVIYANTQKALVVGALASFFSQRPLVYHLHDILSPEHFSQINRRIAVTLANRFASLVIANSEASKAAFIEAGGNAKITKVVYNGFDPASFKVQESEIQQLKQELELDGQFIVGHFSRLAPWKGQHILIEALAKCPQQVTVILVGDALFGEQEYVQNLHQKVKTLGLENRVKFLGFRSEIPLLMTACNVVAHTSTAAEPFGRVIVEAMLCGKPVIAAKAGGAIELVEHGINGFLVTPGDTQELARVITNCFQEKEKTVTIANNARDTASQRFNVTVINHQIAQLLNTTISH; encoded by the coding sequence ATGAAAATTCTCTTCCTCGACCAAAGTGGCAAACCGGGCGGAGCAGAACTATGCTTGATAGACATTGCTAAACCCTATAAAGATAAATCTTTGGTAGGGTTATTTGCTGATGGTTCTTTTAGAAATTTACTAGAAAAAAATCAAATTCCCGTCGAAGTTCTGACAACCCAACAAATACAAGTCCGTAAAGAAAGTAGCTTGGTACAAGGATTGGGTAGCTTGAGCCAACTCATACCCTTAATTACTAAAGTTGTACAGAGAGCAAGGCAATTTGATGTCATCTACGCCAACACGCAAAAAGCATTAGTGGTTGGTGCATTAGCCAGTTTTTTCAGCCAACGCCCCCTTGTCTATCACTTACATGATATTCTTTCACCAGAGCATTTTAGTCAAATAAACCGTCGCATTGCCGTTACTCTAGCCAATCGTTTTGCTTCATTAGTCATTGCCAATTCTGAAGCAAGTAAAGCTGCTTTTATAGAAGCAGGGGGAAATGCAAAAATAACAAAAGTTGTCTACAATGGTTTTGACCCAGCAAGCTTTAAAGTTCAAGAATCCGAGATTCAGCAACTCAAACAAGAACTAGAACTTGATGGTCAATTTATTGTCGGACATTTTAGCCGTCTTGCACCTTGGAAAGGACAGCATATATTAATAGAAGCACTGGCAAAATGTCCCCAACAAGTGACAGTTATTTTAGTGGGTGATGCTTTGTTTGGCGAACAAGAATACGTCCAGAATTTGCACCAAAAAGTGAAAACACTAGGACTGGAGAACAGAGTAAAATTTTTAGGATTTCGTTCGGAAATTCCCCTATTAATGACAGCTTGCAATGTTGTTGCTCACACCTCAACTGCTGCAGAACCTTTTGGGAGAGTTATTGTAGAAGCTATGCTTTGTGGAAAACCGGTCATTGCAGCAAAAGCTGGAGGTGCGATTGAGTTAGTAGAACACGGTATCAATGGTTTTTTAGTAACGCCAGGAGATACTCAAGAACTAGCAAGAGTCATTACGAATTGTTTTCAAGAGAAAGAGAAAACCGTGACTATCGCTAACAATGCCAGAGACACTGCAAGTCAGCGTTTTAATGTCACAGTTATCAATCACCAAATTGCTCAACTTCTTAACACTACCATTAGCCATTAG
- a CDS encoding glycosyltransferase family 4 protein, which produces MEGNKRNAASTSASILCVGVGWFPKTPGGLERYIYDLTHELAANQDQVELCGVGLPENEPNSPVKLTNLASPEMPIWKRFLSIRNTFKKTRCAKPDAINLHFALYSVPILDLLPKEVPITFNFHGPWAYESKEEVTEQNLSVFLKAYFVEQRTYNHCDRFIVLSKAFGNILHQQYKIPWHKIHIIPGGVDVARFQPNLSKQEARNKLGWPVDRPILFTSRRLVNRVGLDKLLLALAEIQPRIPDVWLAIAGRGPLQETLQRQADELGLHDRVRFLGYLPDPDLPVAYQAADFSVMPSQSFEGFGLAVVESLACGTPVVVTPIGGMPEIIEPFSPDLITSSPETSAIAEKLEHALLGKVQAPSREACRQYAVANFDWHKIALDVRSVLLA; this is translated from the coding sequence GTGGAAGGTAACAAAAGAAATGCTGCTTCAACATCTGCGTCTATTCTCTGTGTAGGAGTAGGCTGGTTTCCCAAAACACCAGGCGGACTCGAACGATATATCTACGACCTCACTCATGAGCTAGCAGCAAATCAAGACCAAGTTGAATTATGCGGAGTTGGTCTACCAGAAAACGAACCAAATTCGCCAGTAAAATTGACTAACTTGGCATCTCCAGAAATGCCAATCTGGAAGCGATTTTTGTCGATTCGCAATACATTTAAGAAAACAAGATGTGCTAAACCAGACGCCATTAATTTACATTTCGCGCTATACAGCGTTCCAATTCTGGATCTCCTGCCAAAAGAAGTACCGATTACCTTTAACTTTCACGGTCCTTGGGCATACGAAAGTAAAGAAGAAGTCACCGAGCAAAATCTAAGTGTTTTTCTAAAAGCGTATTTTGTAGAACAAAGAACCTACAATCACTGCGATCGCTTTATTGTTCTCAGTAAAGCATTTGGCAATATTTTACACCAACAGTATAAAATTCCATGGCATAAAATTCACATCATTCCCGGTGGGGTTGATGTTGCGCGTTTCCAACCAAATCTATCAAAACAAGAGGCTCGTAATAAATTGGGGTGGCCTGTAGATCGTCCAATTCTATTCACATCTCGCCGCCTGGTAAATCGAGTAGGACTGGATAAATTATTACTAGCTCTAGCAGAAATTCAGCCAAGAATTCCAGATGTTTGGTTGGCAATAGCAGGTCGCGGTCCGCTTCAAGAGACCCTACAACGACAAGCTGATGAATTAGGTCTTCACGATCGCGTCCGATTTCTTGGTTACTTACCCGATCCAGACTTACCAGTAGCATACCAAGCTGCCGATTTCAGCGTAATGCCAAGTCAGTCTTTTGAAGGTTTTGGACTAGCCGTTGTAGAGTCTTTAGCTTGTGGAACACCAGTAGTTGTGACCCCTATTGGAGGAATGCCCGAAATTATAGAACCATTTTCACCAGACTTAATTACAAGTTCTCCAGAAACTTCAGCTATTGCAGAAAAATTAGAACACGCCCTTTTAGGAAAAGTGCAAGCGCCTTCACGAGAAGCTTGTCGCCAGTATGCCGTTGCCAATTTCGACTGGCATAAAATAGCCCTAGATGTCCGCAGTGTGTTGCTTGCTTGA
- a CDS encoding NHL repeat-containing protein: MFNRYKQSLSQRKHFLQRKYYRFALALIVGAIAATFITTYFVPKITPAANAYTTSWIANSFGGAKKWVQIQISGMYVAADGTVYTNSHWDEAGREVGIYKNGDVIGLADDLHGWERLGGVAVTADKNYLYVAMSQRLSGSPGEDYPPKGTTWYCVRRYNKTTGKTAPFSGGRGWDKSMAIVSTKSQVTGLANAGSELYVSDSGGNKIRVYDTNTMKELRSFSVSNPGPLAVDSKGSLWILPKEESAASGKILHYSKQGKQLPSSIADVAKPSAIAADNQGKLLIADNGPRQQVLIYNITGAKPVQVGTLGTKGGIYAGVPGAVGDLKFGGIAGVGADAKGNLYVATDGFKRSGAQLKQFSPSGKLQWRLMGLSFIDNADGDPATDAVDVYTKDEHFVMDYSKPPGKQWTYKGFTINSFKYPQDPRLNTAPDAPFFRRIKGKPYLFLTDMYGVFLQIYRFQKDTDGEIAIPSSMFVGTYEGKQAIQGTWPPNQPKSGEWIWRDKNGNGAFDTGEYDNSLDHPYIGGWWVDSKGDVWKTLRTQDGVGIRHYPLQGIDNKGNPVYTYKSMEKQKTPSFFTDLRRIEYFPETDTMYLTGYTKENPAINGDYAKLVGSEIARFDNWSKGNTKPRWRIVFPVDKTAPPEVLTPSAVDVAKDYVFAVSVKKAEVYVYNAKTGVLVKTLQPGPEVGSESGWVDIPYGVRAFRRSNGQYLVFVEEDHKGKVIMYQMGG, encoded by the coding sequence ATGTTTAACCGTTACAAACAAAGTTTATCTCAACGCAAGCACTTTCTACAGAGGAAGTACTATAGGTTTGCACTAGCTCTAATTGTTGGTGCGATCGCAGCCACTTTTATAACAACATACTTTGTTCCCAAAATTACACCTGCTGCCAATGCTTACACAACGTCTTGGATAGCAAATTCGTTTGGTGGAGCAAAAAAGTGGGTGCAAATTCAAATCAGTGGAATGTACGTTGCTGCTGATGGTACAGTTTATACTAACAGTCACTGGGATGAAGCTGGTCGAGAAGTAGGAATATATAAAAATGGTGATGTCATTGGTTTAGCTGATGATTTACACGGATGGGAAAGACTTGGTGGAGTTGCTGTCACGGCTGATAAAAATTACCTTTACGTCGCTATGTCCCAGCGTCTGAGTGGGAGTCCGGGAGAGGATTACCCACCCAAGGGAACAACTTGGTACTGTGTAAGACGCTACAACAAGACGACCGGAAAAACCGCTCCGTTTTCAGGTGGTCGTGGCTGGGATAAAAGTATGGCGATCGTCAGCACCAAAAGCCAAGTTACGGGATTGGCAAACGCGGGTTCGGAGTTGTATGTAAGCGACTCGGGAGGGAACAAAATTCGAGTCTACGATACAAACACAATGAAGGAACTCCGCAGTTTTTCTGTTTCCAACCCAGGTCCGCTCGCTGTTGATAGCAAAGGCAGTCTCTGGATTCTTCCAAAGGAAGAAAGCGCTGCTTCTGGTAAGATTCTCCATTATTCAAAACAAGGAAAGCAATTGCCAAGTAGCATCGCAGATGTTGCCAAGCCGAGTGCGATCGCAGCTGATAATCAAGGCAAGCTATTGATAGCGGATAATGGACCTCGCCAACAAGTACTGATCTACAACATAACGGGAGCCAAGCCAGTACAAGTAGGAACATTAGGTACAAAAGGTGGGATTTATGCAGGTGTTCCCGGTGCTGTAGGGGATTTAAAGTTTGGTGGTATTGCTGGAGTCGGTGCAGATGCCAAAGGTAATCTTTACGTTGCTACTGATGGTTTTAAACGTTCCGGCGCACAATTAAAACAATTTTCTCCATCCGGAAAACTACAATGGCGGTTAATGGGTTTGTCATTTATAGATAATGCTGATGGAGATCCCGCCACAGACGCTGTAGATGTTTACACAAAAGACGAACACTTCGTCATGGATTACAGCAAACCTCCAGGGAAACAGTGGACTTATAAAGGTTTCACCATCAATTCCTTTAAGTATCCTCAAGATCCGCGTTTGAATACCGCACCCGACGCCCCCTTCTTCCGCCGTATCAAGGGCAAGCCGTATTTGTTCCTCACGGATATGTACGGTGTCTTTCTTCAAATCTATCGTTTTCAGAAAGACACAGATGGGGAAATTGCTATTCCATCGTCCATGTTTGTTGGCACTTACGAAGGTAAACAGGCCATTCAAGGAACTTGGCCACCCAATCAACCAAAATCAGGCGAATGGATCTGGCGGGATAAAAATGGTAATGGAGCCTTTGATACTGGTGAATACGATAACAGCCTAGATCATCCGTATATTGGCGGATGGTGGGTAGATAGCAAAGGTGATGTGTGGAAAACTCTGCGAACGCAGGATGGTGTTGGCATTCGGCATTATCCTTTACAGGGAATAGATAACAAGGGCAACCCCGTCTATACTTATAAGTCCATGGAAAAGCAGAAGACTCCCAGCTTCTTTACCGATTTACGCCGAATAGAGTATTTTCCCGAAACGGACACTATGTATTTAACGGGTTATACCAAAGAAAACCCTGCCATTAATGGTGATTATGCAAAATTAGTGGGATCGGAAATTGCCCGCTTTGATAATTGGAGTAAGGGTAATACCAAACCTCGTTGGCGGATTGTTTTTCCAGTCGATAAAACTGCCCCTCCTGAAGTGCTAACTCCTTCAGCAGTCGATGTTGCAAAGGATTATGTTTTTGCCGTCAGCGTCAAAAAGGCAGAAGTCTACGTTTACAACGCGAAAACGGGGGTGCTTGTTAAAACATTACAACCCGGTCCTGAAGTTGGGAGTGAAAGTGGTTGGGTGGATATCCCTTATGGAGTCCGGGCTTTCCGCCGTTCCAACGGACAATACTTAGTGTTTGTTGAGGAAGATCACAAAGGAAAAGTCATTATGTACCAAATGGGAGGGTAA
- a CDS encoding PIG-L deacetylase family protein produces MSIKEILKRIQKQVPNTWLYPIQDVHSSLIFWWLLRRGSQPETFSEKSALVFSPHQDDETFGCGGTIAWKRERGIPVAVVFLTDGQGGQSSDSPLGREIVQIRKQEALKALDILGVEASRIHFLDKPDGALPDLQPEQRNETIEQIVQLIKLYNPEEIYVPHRKDCHKDHEATYTLVKEAIGNAGVKVDLLQYPIWIFWRAPIFLMLKLQDMANARRLSITSVQNKKSQAIASYCSQLGGLPGGFVKRFSSHYEIFFKVIQ; encoded by the coding sequence ATGAGTATAAAAGAAATTCTGAAACGAATACAAAAACAAGTGCCAAACACTTGGCTTTACCCGATACAAGATGTTCATTCTAGCCTAATTTTTTGGTGGCTTTTACGTCGTGGCAGTCAACCGGAAACCTTTAGCGAAAAATCTGCTTTGGTGTTTTCACCCCACCAAGATGATGAAACCTTTGGCTGCGGTGGTACGATCGCTTGGAAAAGGGAACGTGGAATACCTGTTGCAGTGGTCTTTTTGACAGATGGACAGGGTGGACAGAGTTCCGATTCACCCTTAGGGCGCGAAATTGTTCAAATTCGCAAGCAGGAAGCCTTAAAAGCTTTAGATATTTTAGGAGTAGAAGCATCAAGGATTCACTTTTTAGATAAACCTGATGGAGCTTTACCAGACTTACAACCCGAACAACGAAATGAGACAATTGAGCAAATAGTTCAACTGATAAAGCTTTACAATCCAGAGGAAATTTATGTTCCTCATAGAAAAGACTGTCATAAAGATCATGAAGCTACCTATACACTAGTAAAGGAAGCCATAGGCAACGCAGGTGTCAAAGTAGATCTATTGCAGTATCCTATTTGGATATTTTGGCGAGCTCCTATTTTTCTCATGCTGAAATTGCAGGATATGGCAAATGCACGCCGCCTTTCAATTACTTCTGTTCAAAATAAAAAAAGTCAAGCAATTGCCTCTTACTGCTCGCAGCTAGGAGGTTTACCAGGTGGATTTGTAAAGCGGTTCTCAAGTCATTATGAAATCTTTTTCAAAGTCATCCAGTAG
- a CDS encoding glycosyltransferase family 4 protein, with product MRILHLTNHVEKIGNGIVNVAVDLACQQAKLGHDVAVASAGGEFETLLHSYGITHFHLDQSRTPIKLLKAAWNYLDIVQKFQPDIVHAHMMTGVVLASVLRNSSYRLVSTVHNEFQRSAIFMGLADRVIAVSHAVAKSMERRGIPQSKLSVVANGTLGSPRHRSIKEYQPLPLHRPAITTVAGMYQRKGIGELIDAFVEIADKFPNAHLYLVGDGPDRKMFEEKVKGTKLTNRIHFEGFQTEPQKYMLASDIFVLASYNESFGLVLTEAREAGCAIVASDVDGIPETLDNRQAGILIPPKDSHALADAITKLLSDSTELRKWQSVARQNLERFSSVRVNEETLAIYQELLKEPCKTGHEPCKTSVVL from the coding sequence ATGCGTATACTACATCTTACAAATCACGTAGAGAAAATTGGGAACGGGATCGTTAATGTGGCGGTAGATCTTGCCTGTCAGCAAGCAAAGTTAGGTCATGATGTGGCGGTCGCATCTGCAGGAGGAGAATTTGAAACGCTCCTACACAGTTATGGCATTACCCATTTTCATCTAGACCAATCAAGAACGCCCATCAAGCTTTTAAAAGCAGCGTGGAATTATTTAGACATTGTGCAAAAGTTTCAACCGGATATCGTCCACGCCCATATGATGACGGGGGTTGTATTGGCTTCTGTTTTAAGAAACTCATCATACCGCTTGGTTTCTACAGTACACAATGAGTTTCAGCGGAGTGCAATATTTATGGGATTGGCTGACCGCGTCATTGCTGTCAGTCATGCAGTTGCTAAATCAATGGAACGACGGGGTATACCACAGAGCAAATTGAGCGTTGTTGCCAATGGAACATTAGGTAGCCCCCGCCATCGGAGCATCAAGGAATACCAGCCCCTACCCCTACACCGTCCCGCAATTACGACTGTTGCAGGGATGTATCAACGCAAGGGAATTGGTGAGTTAATTGATGCTTTTGTAGAAATTGCCGATAAATTTCCCAATGCCCATCTTTATCTGGTGGGAGATGGTCCCGACCGCAAGATGTTTGAGGAAAAGGTGAAAGGGACAAAATTGACAAATCGCATTCACTTTGAAGGTTTTCAGACAGAGCCTCAAAAGTATATGCTGGCGTCTGATATTTTTGTCCTAGCTTCATACAACGAGTCCTTTGGCTTGGTTTTGACAGAAGCACGGGAAGCGGGATGTGCGATCGTGGCTAGTGATGTAGATGGTATTCCTGAAACATTAGACAATCGACAAGCAGGTATTTTAATACCACCTAAAGATAGTCATGCTTTAGCAGACGCTATAACAAAACTATTGAGCGATTCTACTGAACTGCGTAAGTGGCAATCTGTCGCCCGACAAAATTTAGAACGATTTAGCAGTGTACGGGTTAATGAAGAAACTCTAGCTATTTACCAAGAATTATTAAAGGAGCCTTGTAAAACTGGACACGAGCCTTGTAAAACTTCAGTGGTTTTGTAG
- a CDS encoding glycosyltransferase family 4 protein produces MRVLHILNHVQEIGNGIVNVAVDLACLQAKNGHEVGVASVGGEYETLLASYGVKHFKLDQTRTLINLLNAALRYREIVKAFEPDIVHTHMMTGVVLARLLKASSSYGLVSTVHNEFQRSSTLMGFADRVIAVSHAVSESMAQRGIARQKLRVVSNGTLGSVRGRRLQEYLPMQLHKPAIATVAGMYQRKGIFELIDAFAQIACDFPDAHLYLVGNGPDRPIFEEQAKNSPFKDRIHFEGFQAEPQPYMLGCDIFVLASHRDPSPLVIPEAREAGCAIVATRVDGIPEALDDGQAGILVPPADSGALASALKQLLSSPDLLQTWKYKAQQNLERLSVLRVHEETMAVYGELTTNHNVWSAVSG; encoded by the coding sequence ATGCGTGTTCTGCACATTTTAAACCACGTCCAAGAAATCGGTAATGGAATTGTCAATGTGGCGGTAGATTTAGCTTGCTTGCAAGCTAAAAATGGTCATGAAGTAGGTGTTGCTTCTGTAGGTGGAGAGTACGAGACACTGCTCGCAAGTTATGGTGTCAAACACTTCAAATTGGATCAAACAAGAACGCTCATCAATCTTCTGAATGCAGCTTTGCGTTACCGAGAAATTGTTAAAGCGTTTGAGCCGGATATTGTCCATACCCATATGATGACTGGGGTTGTACTGGCAAGATTGTTAAAGGCTTCATCTAGCTATGGTTTAGTCTCTACAGTACACAATGAATTTCAGCGCAGTTCAACACTCATGGGTTTTGCAGACCGCGTCATTGCAGTCAGCCATGCCGTTTCTGAGTCAATGGCACAGCGCGGTATTGCCCGACAGAAACTGAGGGTTGTGTCTAATGGGACTCTGGGAAGTGTCCGTGGTCGAAGGCTTCAAGAGTACTTACCAATGCAACTGCATAAACCAGCAATTGCAACTGTTGCAGGAATGTATCAGCGCAAAGGGATTTTTGAGTTAATTGATGCTTTTGCTCAAATTGCTTGTGATTTTCCAGATGCCCATCTCTACTTAGTAGGCAATGGTCCCGACCGTCCTATCTTTGAAGAGCAAGCCAAGAACAGCCCTTTTAAAGACAGAATCCATTTTGAGGGCTTTCAAGCAGAACCACAACCCTATATGTTAGGTTGTGATATTTTTGTGTTGGCTTCTCACCGAGACCCATCTCCACTTGTCATTCCAGAAGCCCGTGAAGCCGGTTGCGCGATCGTCGCTACACGTGTAGACGGAATACCCGAAGCATTAGATGATGGTCAAGCGGGGATATTAGTTCCACCAGCTGACAGTGGTGCTTTAGCATCTGCTTTAAAGCAATTGCTCAGTTCTCCCGATCTACTGCAGACATGGAAATACAAAGCGCAACAAAACTTGGAAAGATTAAGCGTGTTGCGCGTTCATGAAGAGACTATGGCAGTATATGGGGAACTAACGACAAACCATAATGTTTGGTCAGCTGTAAGTGGCTAG